A single genomic interval of Rhinopithecus roxellana isolate Shanxi Qingling chromosome 11, ASM756505v1, whole genome shotgun sequence harbors:
- the NDST2 gene encoding bifunctional heparan sulfate N-deacetylase/N-sulfotransferase 2 isoform X5 — protein MLQLWKVVRPARQLELHRLILLLIAFSLGSMGFLAYYVSTSPKAKEPLPLPLGDCSSSGAAGPGPARPPVPPRPPRPPETVRTEPVVLVFVESAYSQLGQEIVAILESSRFRYSTELAPGRGDMPTLTDNTHGRYVLVIYENLLKYVNLDAWSRELLDRYCVEYGVGIIGFFRAHEHSLLSAQLKGFPLFLHSNLGLRDYQVNPSAPLLHLTRPSRLEPGPLPGDDWTIFQSNHSTYEPVLLASLRPAEPLVPGPVLRRARLPTVVQDLGLHDGIQRVLFGHGLSFWLHKLIFVDAVAYLTGKRLCLDLDRYILVDIDDIFVGKEGTRMKVADVEALLTTQNKLRTLVPNFTFNLGFSGKFYHTGTEEEDAGDDMLLKHRKEFWWFPHMWSHMQPHLFHNRSVLADQMRLNKQFALEHGIPTDLGYAVAPHHSGVYPIHTQLYEAWKSVWGIQVTSTEEYPHLRPARYRRGFIHNGIMVLPRQTCGLFTHTIFYNEYPGGSRELDRSIRGGELFLTVLLNPISIFMTHLSNYGNDRLGLYTFESLVRFLQCWTRLRLQTLPPVPLAQKYFELFPQERSPLWQNPCDDKRHKDIWSKEKTCDRLPKFLIVGPQKTGTTAIHFFLSLHPAVTSSFPSPSTFEEIQFFNGPNYHKGIDWYMDFFPVPSNASTDFLFEKSATYFDSEVVPRRGAALLPQAKIITVLTNPADRAYSWYQHQRAHGDPVALNYTFYQVISASSQAPLALRSLQNRCLVPGYYSTHLQRWLTYYPSGQV, from the exons ATGCTCCAGTTGTGGAAGGTGGTACGCCCAGCTCGGCAGCTGGAACTGCACCGCCTCATACTGCTGCTGATCGCTTTCAGCCTGGGCTCCATGGGCTTCCTGGCTTACTATGTGTCCACCAGCCCTAAGGCCAAGgaacccctgcccctgcccttggGAGACTGCAGTAGCAGTGGGGCAGCTGGTCCTGGCCCTGCACGGCCTCCAGTTCCACCTCGGCCCCCCAGGCCTCCAGAGACAGTTCGAACTGAACCTGTGGTCCTCGTGTTTGTGGAGAGTGCATACTCACAGCTGGGGCAGGAAATTGTGGCCATCCTGGAATCTAGTCGTTTTCGTTATAGCACTGAGTTGGCACCTGGCCGAGGGGACATGCCCACATTGACTGATAATACCCATGGCCGCTATGTCTTGGTCATCTATGAGAACCTGCTCAAGTATGTCAACCTGGATGCCTGGAGTCGAGAACTGCTAGACCGGTACTGTGTGGAGTATGGTGTGGGCATCATTGGCTTTTTCCGAGCCCACGAGCACAGCCTACTGAGTGCCCAGCTCAAGGGCTTTCCCCTTTTTTTACACTCAAACTTGGGGCTCCGGGACTATCAAGTGAATCCTTCTGCCCCGCTACTGCATCTCACACGCCCCAGCCGCCTAGAACCAGGGCCACTGCCTGGTGATGACTGGACCATCTTCCAATCCAATCATAGTACATATGAACCAGTGCTTCTTGCCAGCCTTCGGCCAGCTGAGCCCCTGGTGCCAGGACCAGTTCTTCGTCGGGCCCGGCTTCCCACTGTGGTACAGGACCTGGGGCTTCATGATGGCATCCAGCGGGTGCTCTTTGGTCACGGCCTTTCCTTCTGGCTCCACAAACTTATCTTCGTTGATGCTGTTGCATACCTCACTGGCAAGCGCCTCTGCCTGGACCTCGACCGCTACATCTTGGTAGACATCGATGACATCTTTGTGGGCAAGGAAGGGACCCGCATGAAGGTGGCTGATGTTGAG GCTCTGTTGACCACCCAGAACAAACTCAGGACCTTAGTCCCCAACTTCACCTTCAACTTGGGCTTCTCGGGCAAGTTCTATCATACTG GGACAGAGGAGGAGGATGCAGGGGACGACATGCTGCTGAAGCACCGCAAAGAGTTCTGGTGGTTCCCCCACATGTGGAGTCACATGCAGCCACACCTGTTCCACAATCGCTCCGTGCTGGCTGACCAGATGAGGCTCAACAAACAGTTTGCTCTG GAGCATGGGATTCCCACGGATCTGGGGTATGCTGTGGCCCCCCACCACTCGGGCGTGTACCCCATCCACACGCAGCTCTATGAGGCCTGGAAATCCGTGTGGGGCATCCAGGTGACCAGCACTGAGGAGTATCCCCATCTCCGCCCTGCCCGCTACCGTCGTGGCTTCATTCACAATGGCATTATG gTGCTGCCTCGGCAGACATGTGGCCTCTTCACTCACACAATCTTCTATAATGAGTATCCTGGAGGCTCTCGTGAACTAGACCGGAGCATCCGAGGTGGAGAGCTCTTTCTGACAGTGCTGCTTAATCCG ATTAGCATCTTTATGACCCATCTGTCCAATTATGGAAATGACCGGCTGGGCCTGTACACCTTTGAGAGCTTGGTGCGCTTCCTCCAGTGCTGGACACGGCTGCGCCTACAGACCCTTCCTCCTGTCCCGCTTGCACAGAAGTACTTTGAACTTTTCCCTCAGGAGCGAAGCCCCCTTTGGCAG AATCCCTGTGATGACAAGAGGCACAAAGATATCTGGTCCAAGGAGAAAACCTGTGATCGTCTCCCGAAGTTCCTCATTGTGGGACCCCAGAAAACAG GGACTACAGCTATTCACTTCTTCCTGAGCCTGCACCCAGCTGTAACTAGCAGCTTCCCTAGCCCCAGCACATTTGAGGAGATTCAGTTCTTCAACGGCCCTAATTACCACAAGGGTATTGACTG GTACATGGATTTCTTCCCTGTTCCTTCCAATGCCAGCACTGATTTCCTATTTGAAAAAAGTGCCACCTACTTTGACTCAGAGGTTGTACCACGGCGGGGGGCTGCCCTCCTGCCACAAGCCAAGATCATCACAGTGCTCACCAACCCTGCTGACAGGGCTTACTCCTGGTACCAG caTCAGCGAGCCCATGGAGACCCAGTTGCTCTGAACTATACCTTCTATCAGGTGATTTCAGCCTCCTCCCAGGCCCCTCTGGCACTACGCTCCCTGCAGAACCGCTGTCTTGTCCCTGGCTACTATTCTACCCATCTACAGCGCTGGCTGACTTACTACCCCTCTGGACAG GTTTGA
- the NDST2 gene encoding bifunctional heparan sulfate N-deacetylase/N-sulfotransferase 2 isoform X4, translated as MLQLWKVVRPARQLELHRLILLLIAFSLGSMGFLAYYVSTSPKAKEPLPLPLGDCSSSGAAGPGPARPPVPPRPPRPPETVRTEPVVLVFVESAYSQLGQEIVAILESSRFRYSTELAPGRGDMPTLTDNTHGRYVLVIYENLLKYVNLDAWSRELLDRYCVEYGVGIIGFFRAHEHSLLSAQLKGFPLFLHSNLGLRDYQVNPSAPLLHLTRPSRLEPGPLPGDDWTIFQSNHSTYEPVLLASLRPAEPLVPGPVLRRARLPTVVQDLGLHDGIQRVLFGHGLSFWLHKLIFVDAVAYLTGKRLCLDLDRYILVDIDDIFVGKEGTRMKVADVEALLTTQNKLRTLVPNFTFNLGFSGKFYHTGTEEEDAGDDMLLKHRKEFWWFPHMWSHMQPHLFHNRSVLADQMRLNKQFALVLPRQTCGLFTHTIFYNEYPGGSRELDRSIRGGELFLTVLLNPISIFMTHLSNYGNDRLGLYTFESLVRFLQCWTRLRLQTLPPVPLAQKYFELFPQERSPLWQNPCDDKRHKDIWSKEKTCDRLPKFLIVGPQKTGTTAIHFFLSLHPAVTSSFPSPSTFEEIQFFNGPNYHKGIDWYMDFFPVPSNASTDFLFEKSATYFDSEVVPRRGAALLPQAKIITVLTNPADRAYSWYQHQRAHGDPVALNYTFYQVISASSQAPLALRSLQNRCLVPGYYSTHLQRWLTYYPSGQLLIVDGQELRTNPAASMESIQKFLGITPFLNYTRTLSRFDDDKGFWCQGLEGGKTRCLGRSKGRRYPDMDTESRLFLTDFFRNHNLELSKLLSRLGQPVPSWLREELQHSSLG; from the exons ATGCTCCAGTTGTGGAAGGTGGTACGCCCAGCTCGGCAGCTGGAACTGCACCGCCTCATACTGCTGCTGATCGCTTTCAGCCTGGGCTCCATGGGCTTCCTGGCTTACTATGTGTCCACCAGCCCTAAGGCCAAGgaacccctgcccctgcccttggGAGACTGCAGTAGCAGTGGGGCAGCTGGTCCTGGCCCTGCACGGCCTCCAGTTCCACCTCGGCCCCCCAGGCCTCCAGAGACAGTTCGAACTGAACCTGTGGTCCTCGTGTTTGTGGAGAGTGCATACTCACAGCTGGGGCAGGAAATTGTGGCCATCCTGGAATCTAGTCGTTTTCGTTATAGCACTGAGTTGGCACCTGGCCGAGGGGACATGCCCACATTGACTGATAATACCCATGGCCGCTATGTCTTGGTCATCTATGAGAACCTGCTCAAGTATGTCAACCTGGATGCCTGGAGTCGAGAACTGCTAGACCGGTACTGTGTGGAGTATGGTGTGGGCATCATTGGCTTTTTCCGAGCCCACGAGCACAGCCTACTGAGTGCCCAGCTCAAGGGCTTTCCCCTTTTTTTACACTCAAACTTGGGGCTCCGGGACTATCAAGTGAATCCTTCTGCCCCGCTACTGCATCTCACACGCCCCAGCCGCCTAGAACCAGGGCCACTGCCTGGTGATGACTGGACCATCTTCCAATCCAATCATAGTACATATGAACCAGTGCTTCTTGCCAGCCTTCGGCCAGCTGAGCCCCTGGTGCCAGGACCAGTTCTTCGTCGGGCCCGGCTTCCCACTGTGGTACAGGACCTGGGGCTTCATGATGGCATCCAGCGGGTGCTCTTTGGTCACGGCCTTTCCTTCTGGCTCCACAAACTTATCTTCGTTGATGCTGTTGCATACCTCACTGGCAAGCGCCTCTGCCTGGACCTCGACCGCTACATCTTGGTAGACATCGATGACATCTTTGTGGGCAAGGAAGGGACCCGCATGAAGGTGGCTGATGTTGAG GCTCTGTTGACCACCCAGAACAAACTCAGGACCTTAGTCCCCAACTTCACCTTCAACTTGGGCTTCTCGGGCAAGTTCTATCATACTG GGACAGAGGAGGAGGATGCAGGGGACGACATGCTGCTGAAGCACCGCAAAGAGTTCTGGTGGTTCCCCCACATGTGGAGTCACATGCAGCCACACCTGTTCCACAATCGCTCCGTGCTGGCTGACCAGATGAGGCTCAACAAACAGTTTGCTCTG gTGCTGCCTCGGCAGACATGTGGCCTCTTCACTCACACAATCTTCTATAATGAGTATCCTGGAGGCTCTCGTGAACTAGACCGGAGCATCCGAGGTGGAGAGCTCTTTCTGACAGTGCTGCTTAATCCG ATTAGCATCTTTATGACCCATCTGTCCAATTATGGAAATGACCGGCTGGGCCTGTACACCTTTGAGAGCTTGGTGCGCTTCCTCCAGTGCTGGACACGGCTGCGCCTACAGACCCTTCCTCCTGTCCCGCTTGCACAGAAGTACTTTGAACTTTTCCCTCAGGAGCGAAGCCCCCTTTGGCAG AATCCCTGTGATGACAAGAGGCACAAAGATATCTGGTCCAAGGAGAAAACCTGTGATCGTCTCCCGAAGTTCCTCATTGTGGGACCCCAGAAAACAG GGACTACAGCTATTCACTTCTTCCTGAGCCTGCACCCAGCTGTAACTAGCAGCTTCCCTAGCCCCAGCACATTTGAGGAGATTCAGTTCTTCAACGGCCCTAATTACCACAAGGGTATTGACTG GTACATGGATTTCTTCCCTGTTCCTTCCAATGCCAGCACTGATTTCCTATTTGAAAAAAGTGCCACCTACTTTGACTCAGAGGTTGTACCACGGCGGGGGGCTGCCCTCCTGCCACAAGCCAAGATCATCACAGTGCTCACCAACCCTGCTGACAGGGCTTACTCCTGGTACCAG caTCAGCGAGCCCATGGAGACCCAGTTGCTCTGAACTATACCTTCTATCAGGTGATTTCAGCCTCCTCCCAGGCCCCTCTGGCACTACGCTCCCTGCAGAACCGCTGTCTTGTCCCTGGCTACTATTCTACCCATCTACAGCGCTGGCTGACTTACTACCCCTCTGGACAG TTGCTGATTGTGGATGGGCAAGAGCTGCGTACCAACCCAGCAGCATCAATGGAGAGCATCCAGAAGTTCCTGGGTATCACACCCTTTCTGAACTACACACGGACCCTCAG CAGGTTTGATGACGATAAGGGATTTTGGTGCCAGGGACTTGAAGGTGGTAAGACTCGCTGCCTAGGCCGGAGCAAAGGCCGGAGGTATCCAGATATGGACACTGAG TCCCGTCTTTTCCTTACGGATTTTTTCCGGAACCATAATTTGGAGTTGTCGAAGCTGCTGAGCCGGCTTGGCCAGCCAGTGCCCTCATGGCTTCGGGAAGAACTGCAGCATTCCAGTCTGGGCTGA
- the NDST2 gene encoding bifunctional heparan sulfate N-deacetylase/N-sulfotransferase 2 isoform X1 → MLQLWKVVRPARQLELHRLILLLIAFSLGSMGFLAYYVSTSPKAKEPLPLPLGDCSSSGAAGPGPARPPVPPRPPRPPETVRTEPVVLVFVESAYSQLGQEIVAILESSRFRYSTELAPGRGDMPTLTDNTHGRYVLVIYENLLKYVNLDAWSRELLDRYCVEYGVGIIGFFRAHEHSLLSAQLKGFPLFLHSNLGLRDYQVNPSAPLLHLTRPSRLEPGPLPGDDWTIFQSNHSTYEPVLLASLRPAEPLVPGPVLRRARLPTVVQDLGLHDGIQRVLFGHGLSFWLHKLIFVDAVAYLTGKRLCLDLDRYILVDIDDIFVGKEGTRMKVADVEALLTTQNKLRTLVPNFTFNLGFSGKFYHTGTEEEDAGDDMLLKHRKEFWWFPHMWSHMQPHLFHNRSVLADQMRLNKQFALEHGIPTDLGYAVAPHHSGVYPIHTQLYEAWKSVWGIQVTSTEEYPHLRPARYRRGFIHNGIMVLPRQTCGLFTHTIFYNEYPGGSRELDRSIRGGELFLTVLLNPISIFMTHLSNYGNDRLGLYTFESLVRFLQCWTRLRLQTLPPVPLAQKYFELFPQERSPLWQNPCDDKRHKDIWSKEKTCDRLPKFLIVGPQKTGTTAIHFFLSLHPAVTSSFPSPSTFEEIQFFNGPNYHKGIDWYMDFFPVPSNASTDFLFEKSATYFDSEVVPRRGAALLPQAKIITVLTNPADRAYSWYQHQRAHGDPVALNYTFYQVISASSQAPLALRSLQNRCLVPGYYSTHLQRWLTYYPSGQLLIVDGQELRTNPAASMESIQKFLGITPFLNYTRTLSRFDDDKGFWCQGLEGGKTRCLGRSKGRRYPDMDTESRLFLTDFFRNHNLELSKLLSRLGQPVPSWLREELQHSSLG, encoded by the exons ATGCTCCAGTTGTGGAAGGTGGTACGCCCAGCTCGGCAGCTGGAACTGCACCGCCTCATACTGCTGCTGATCGCTTTCAGCCTGGGCTCCATGGGCTTCCTGGCTTACTATGTGTCCACCAGCCCTAAGGCCAAGgaacccctgcccctgcccttggGAGACTGCAGTAGCAGTGGGGCAGCTGGTCCTGGCCCTGCACGGCCTCCAGTTCCACCTCGGCCCCCCAGGCCTCCAGAGACAGTTCGAACTGAACCTGTGGTCCTCGTGTTTGTGGAGAGTGCATACTCACAGCTGGGGCAGGAAATTGTGGCCATCCTGGAATCTAGTCGTTTTCGTTATAGCACTGAGTTGGCACCTGGCCGAGGGGACATGCCCACATTGACTGATAATACCCATGGCCGCTATGTCTTGGTCATCTATGAGAACCTGCTCAAGTATGTCAACCTGGATGCCTGGAGTCGAGAACTGCTAGACCGGTACTGTGTGGAGTATGGTGTGGGCATCATTGGCTTTTTCCGAGCCCACGAGCACAGCCTACTGAGTGCCCAGCTCAAGGGCTTTCCCCTTTTTTTACACTCAAACTTGGGGCTCCGGGACTATCAAGTGAATCCTTCTGCCCCGCTACTGCATCTCACACGCCCCAGCCGCCTAGAACCAGGGCCACTGCCTGGTGATGACTGGACCATCTTCCAATCCAATCATAGTACATATGAACCAGTGCTTCTTGCCAGCCTTCGGCCAGCTGAGCCCCTGGTGCCAGGACCAGTTCTTCGTCGGGCCCGGCTTCCCACTGTGGTACAGGACCTGGGGCTTCATGATGGCATCCAGCGGGTGCTCTTTGGTCACGGCCTTTCCTTCTGGCTCCACAAACTTATCTTCGTTGATGCTGTTGCATACCTCACTGGCAAGCGCCTCTGCCTGGACCTCGACCGCTACATCTTGGTAGACATCGATGACATCTTTGTGGGCAAGGAAGGGACCCGCATGAAGGTGGCTGATGTTGAG GCTCTGTTGACCACCCAGAACAAACTCAGGACCTTAGTCCCCAACTTCACCTTCAACTTGGGCTTCTCGGGCAAGTTCTATCATACTG GGACAGAGGAGGAGGATGCAGGGGACGACATGCTGCTGAAGCACCGCAAAGAGTTCTGGTGGTTCCCCCACATGTGGAGTCACATGCAGCCACACCTGTTCCACAATCGCTCCGTGCTGGCTGACCAGATGAGGCTCAACAAACAGTTTGCTCTG GAGCATGGGATTCCCACGGATCTGGGGTATGCTGTGGCCCCCCACCACTCGGGCGTGTACCCCATCCACACGCAGCTCTATGAGGCCTGGAAATCCGTGTGGGGCATCCAGGTGACCAGCACTGAGGAGTATCCCCATCTCCGCCCTGCCCGCTACCGTCGTGGCTTCATTCACAATGGCATTATG gTGCTGCCTCGGCAGACATGTGGCCTCTTCACTCACACAATCTTCTATAATGAGTATCCTGGAGGCTCTCGTGAACTAGACCGGAGCATCCGAGGTGGAGAGCTCTTTCTGACAGTGCTGCTTAATCCG ATTAGCATCTTTATGACCCATCTGTCCAATTATGGAAATGACCGGCTGGGCCTGTACACCTTTGAGAGCTTGGTGCGCTTCCTCCAGTGCTGGACACGGCTGCGCCTACAGACCCTTCCTCCTGTCCCGCTTGCACAGAAGTACTTTGAACTTTTCCCTCAGGAGCGAAGCCCCCTTTGGCAG AATCCCTGTGATGACAAGAGGCACAAAGATATCTGGTCCAAGGAGAAAACCTGTGATCGTCTCCCGAAGTTCCTCATTGTGGGACCCCAGAAAACAG GGACTACAGCTATTCACTTCTTCCTGAGCCTGCACCCAGCTGTAACTAGCAGCTTCCCTAGCCCCAGCACATTTGAGGAGATTCAGTTCTTCAACGGCCCTAATTACCACAAGGGTATTGACTG GTACATGGATTTCTTCCCTGTTCCTTCCAATGCCAGCACTGATTTCCTATTTGAAAAAAGTGCCACCTACTTTGACTCAGAGGTTGTACCACGGCGGGGGGCTGCCCTCCTGCCACAAGCCAAGATCATCACAGTGCTCACCAACCCTGCTGACAGGGCTTACTCCTGGTACCAG caTCAGCGAGCCCATGGAGACCCAGTTGCTCTGAACTATACCTTCTATCAGGTGATTTCAGCCTCCTCCCAGGCCCCTCTGGCACTACGCTCCCTGCAGAACCGCTGTCTTGTCCCTGGCTACTATTCTACCCATCTACAGCGCTGGCTGACTTACTACCCCTCTGGACAG TTGCTGATTGTGGATGGGCAAGAGCTGCGTACCAACCCAGCAGCATCAATGGAGAGCATCCAGAAGTTCCTGGGTATCACACCCTTTCTGAACTACACACGGACCCTCAG CAGGTTTGATGACGATAAGGGATTTTGGTGCCAGGGACTTGAAGGTGGTAAGACTCGCTGCCTAGGCCGGAGCAAAGGCCGGAGGTATCCAGATATGGACACTGAG TCCCGTCTTTTCCTTACGGATTTTTTCCGGAACCATAATTTGGAGTTGTCGAAGCTGCTGAGCCGGCTTGGCCAGCCAGTGCCCTCATGGCTTCGGGAAGAACTGCAGCATTCCAGTCTGGGCTGA
- the NDST2 gene encoding bifunctional heparan sulfate N-deacetylase/N-sulfotransferase 2 isoform X3, producing MLQLWKVVRPARQLELHRLILLLIAFSLGSMGFLAYYVSTSPKAKEPLPLPLGDCSSSGAAGPGPARPPVPPRPPRPPETVRTEPVVLVFVESAYSQLGQEIVAILESSRFRYSTELAPGRGDMPTLTDNTHGRYVLVIYENLLKYVNLDAWSRELLDRYCVEYGVGIIGFFRAHEHSLLSAQLKGFPLFLHSNLGLRDYQVNPSAPLLHLTRPSRLEPGPLPGDDWTIFQSNHSTYEPVLLASLRPAEPLVPGPVLRRARLPTVVQDLGLHDGIQRVLFGHGLSFWLHKLIFVDAVAYLTGKRLCLDLDRYILVDIDDIFVGKEGTRMKVADVEALLTTQNKLRTLVPNFTFNLGFSGKFYHTGTEEEDAGDDMLLKHRKEFWWFPHMWSHMQPHLFHNRSVLADQMRLNKQFALEHGIPTDLGYAVAPHHSGVYPIHTQLYEAWKSVWGIQVTSTEEYPHLRPARYRRGFIHNGIMVLPRQTCGLFTHTIFYNEYPGGSRELDRSIRGGELFLTVLLNPISIFMTHLSNYGNDRLGLYTFESLVRFLQCWTRLRLQTLPPVPLAQKYFELFPQERSPLWQNPCDDKRHKDIWSKEKTCDRLPKFLIVGPQKTGTTAIHFFLSLHPAVTSSFPSPSTFEEIQFFNGPNYHKGIDWYMDFFPVPSNASTDFLFEKSATYFDSEVVPRRGAALLPQAKIITVLTNPADRAYSWYQHQRAHGDPVALNYTFYQVISASSQAPLALRSLQNRCLVPGYYSTHLQRWLTYYPSGQLLIVDGQELRTNPAASMESIQKFLGITPFLNYTRTLSRFDDDKGFWCQGLEGGKTRCLGRSKGRRYPDMDTEVRSNDLPVIQET from the exons ATGCTCCAGTTGTGGAAGGTGGTACGCCCAGCTCGGCAGCTGGAACTGCACCGCCTCATACTGCTGCTGATCGCTTTCAGCCTGGGCTCCATGGGCTTCCTGGCTTACTATGTGTCCACCAGCCCTAAGGCCAAGgaacccctgcccctgcccttggGAGACTGCAGTAGCAGTGGGGCAGCTGGTCCTGGCCCTGCACGGCCTCCAGTTCCACCTCGGCCCCCCAGGCCTCCAGAGACAGTTCGAACTGAACCTGTGGTCCTCGTGTTTGTGGAGAGTGCATACTCACAGCTGGGGCAGGAAATTGTGGCCATCCTGGAATCTAGTCGTTTTCGTTATAGCACTGAGTTGGCACCTGGCCGAGGGGACATGCCCACATTGACTGATAATACCCATGGCCGCTATGTCTTGGTCATCTATGAGAACCTGCTCAAGTATGTCAACCTGGATGCCTGGAGTCGAGAACTGCTAGACCGGTACTGTGTGGAGTATGGTGTGGGCATCATTGGCTTTTTCCGAGCCCACGAGCACAGCCTACTGAGTGCCCAGCTCAAGGGCTTTCCCCTTTTTTTACACTCAAACTTGGGGCTCCGGGACTATCAAGTGAATCCTTCTGCCCCGCTACTGCATCTCACACGCCCCAGCCGCCTAGAACCAGGGCCACTGCCTGGTGATGACTGGACCATCTTCCAATCCAATCATAGTACATATGAACCAGTGCTTCTTGCCAGCCTTCGGCCAGCTGAGCCCCTGGTGCCAGGACCAGTTCTTCGTCGGGCCCGGCTTCCCACTGTGGTACAGGACCTGGGGCTTCATGATGGCATCCAGCGGGTGCTCTTTGGTCACGGCCTTTCCTTCTGGCTCCACAAACTTATCTTCGTTGATGCTGTTGCATACCTCACTGGCAAGCGCCTCTGCCTGGACCTCGACCGCTACATCTTGGTAGACATCGATGACATCTTTGTGGGCAAGGAAGGGACCCGCATGAAGGTGGCTGATGTTGAG GCTCTGTTGACCACCCAGAACAAACTCAGGACCTTAGTCCCCAACTTCACCTTCAACTTGGGCTTCTCGGGCAAGTTCTATCATACTG GGACAGAGGAGGAGGATGCAGGGGACGACATGCTGCTGAAGCACCGCAAAGAGTTCTGGTGGTTCCCCCACATGTGGAGTCACATGCAGCCACACCTGTTCCACAATCGCTCCGTGCTGGCTGACCAGATGAGGCTCAACAAACAGTTTGCTCTG GAGCATGGGATTCCCACGGATCTGGGGTATGCTGTGGCCCCCCACCACTCGGGCGTGTACCCCATCCACACGCAGCTCTATGAGGCCTGGAAATCCGTGTGGGGCATCCAGGTGACCAGCACTGAGGAGTATCCCCATCTCCGCCCTGCCCGCTACCGTCGTGGCTTCATTCACAATGGCATTATG gTGCTGCCTCGGCAGACATGTGGCCTCTTCACTCACACAATCTTCTATAATGAGTATCCTGGAGGCTCTCGTGAACTAGACCGGAGCATCCGAGGTGGAGAGCTCTTTCTGACAGTGCTGCTTAATCCG ATTAGCATCTTTATGACCCATCTGTCCAATTATGGAAATGACCGGCTGGGCCTGTACACCTTTGAGAGCTTGGTGCGCTTCCTCCAGTGCTGGACACGGCTGCGCCTACAGACCCTTCCTCCTGTCCCGCTTGCACAGAAGTACTTTGAACTTTTCCCTCAGGAGCGAAGCCCCCTTTGGCAG AATCCCTGTGATGACAAGAGGCACAAAGATATCTGGTCCAAGGAGAAAACCTGTGATCGTCTCCCGAAGTTCCTCATTGTGGGACCCCAGAAAACAG GGACTACAGCTATTCACTTCTTCCTGAGCCTGCACCCAGCTGTAACTAGCAGCTTCCCTAGCCCCAGCACATTTGAGGAGATTCAGTTCTTCAACGGCCCTAATTACCACAAGGGTATTGACTG GTACATGGATTTCTTCCCTGTTCCTTCCAATGCCAGCACTGATTTCCTATTTGAAAAAAGTGCCACCTACTTTGACTCAGAGGTTGTACCACGGCGGGGGGCTGCCCTCCTGCCACAAGCCAAGATCATCACAGTGCTCACCAACCCTGCTGACAGGGCTTACTCCTGGTACCAG caTCAGCGAGCCCATGGAGACCCAGTTGCTCTGAACTATACCTTCTATCAGGTGATTTCAGCCTCCTCCCAGGCCCCTCTGGCACTACGCTCCCTGCAGAACCGCTGTCTTGTCCCTGGCTACTATTCTACCCATCTACAGCGCTGGCTGACTTACTACCCCTCTGGACAG TTGCTGATTGTGGATGGGCAAGAGCTGCGTACCAACCCAGCAGCATCAATGGAGAGCATCCAGAAGTTCCTGGGTATCACACCCTTTCTGAACTACACACGGACCCTCAG CAGGTTTGATGACGATAAGGGATTTTGGTGCCAGGGACTTGAAGGTGGTAAGACTCGCTGCCTAGGCCGGAGCAAAGGCCGGAGGTATCCAGATATGGACACTGAG GTCAGGTCAAATGATTTACCTGTAATCCAGGAAACGTGA